Below is a genomic region from Cyprinus carpio isolate SPL01 chromosome B6, ASM1834038v1, whole genome shotgun sequence.
agaaataaatacaaagcagATGAATAATGTGCATTTCATTAAGTCAACTTTAATAAAAGGTTCTAAAAGGGATAACTGCTTGATTGCTGATAACAAAGAAGTAACTTTTTGGATGTTTAGGGATGTTAATTTCAAAGACgtaggaagaaaaaaaagcctttgaTGATTTCAAAGACACAGACAAACGTTCTCCCTCTCACACATGCTCCCACACTCACATATGCGCTCATCGTTCACCCACATTCCCTCTAATCCGCTTTATCCTTCACTCCTCCCTGTTCCTGATGGTTTCTCCCACCATCATAGGCGTCTGCTGTCCATTATGGTCTTCCTCCTCTGCTTCatttttcttctcctcctcctcctcttccactTCCATGTCCAGCTCTTCAAAGGAAGAGCCACTGCCTACAGACTCACTGGATCCCTTGCTCCCTTGTTCTCCATCCTCACTTTGACCCTCTTCCTCACCCAGGCTCGGCTGAGAGCTCTCCAGTAACGGGGCTGAGGGCTCCATCACATCCCTGCTCTCTTcaaccacttcctggatcactgGTCTCAACTTTTTCTCCGGTTCACCTGAAACATAAagtatattaacaggtttcaatCAATTAAGATTTTGCCCCCGCATCACCCAATCCCTGTAGTCCATGTTTATGGATACAAAGGAAATGTTCATATTGtgccaacatttttctaattctaCTCATAAAGAGATCCTTCAATATTATTAGGAATAATTCTGAGTAAACAGACTGATAAATTTGGTtagaatttactcaccctcaggtcatcatggatgtagatgagtttgtttctccattggaacagatttggaaaaatttaacattacatcacttgctcaccaatggatcctctgcagtgaatgggtgccgtcagttcaaacagctgaaaaaacatcacaataatccacaagtaattcacacgactccagtccatcaattaatgtcttgtgaaagtGAAAAGCTCCATgcttgcaagaaacaaatccatcattttaacttcaaaccatcgcttctggacaaaatatgagTCTGCAATGCATaatagtgaaaaagtccatcgccctgttgtcttctcacatcaaaatcatgtTTGTTTAGAGCCATTTTAGACTTTTGTTCTTTGCTTAAAAACTGTTCATGATCTGTGCATATATCTCTCTTGATTCTGATGAGGTgcctttttcactggagaaagtaatattatggataaaggactccTGTTTTAGCTGGAAAAAATAGTTCAAAGTTAAAAActtcttaatgatgaatttgtttcttataaacacacagctttgcacttcacaagacattaattgatgggctGGAATCTGGTGGattatgatgatgtttttatcagctgtttggactctcattctgacggcacccattcactgcagaggatccatcggtgagcaagtgatgtaatgctaaatctctccaaatctgttcccatgaagaatcaaactcatctacatcccgGATAATctaaggatgagtaaattttcagcaaatttcattgatggtgaattattcctttaacatcCATAAAAACTTTTGATCGCTCAAAATGctctttatagtaaaaaaaaaaaaaaaaaaaaaggtttggctttagattataaaaatgttcttcatactaagaaaaaaatggttcttttaagaatgaTTAAAGGTTCTTTGGACAACAAAAAACAGTTCCTACATGACATTGTTGTGAAACCCCACTCTTGGAATATTTAATAGTGTAAAtgctaataaaagtaaaaaaagctaataaaagtTTAAGAATTAAATTGGAAAATGGCAGTTTAAAGTCCTGCTGTTACCGCTGATAGCCTTCGGGGATCCTTTAATGGCATTTCAGCATCAGAGGGTTACAGTCATTTACTAACAGCAGTATAATTGCAAGAAGCTGTGCTGTTATCGTGACACACACCAGGTGAGAGCTATAATTGCCAAAAAGCTAAATATAAGCTAAAACAAACCCCAAAGGCTATGTTTGAGCCAAATTAAAAAATGCCTCCATTAAAGAATTAAAGGTGAGGCATCAGTAAACAGCTGCGATTctgttggggaaaaaaaggaattCCTAAACGAGGAATAGAAGCTTTATGAATCAAATTTAGTGGTCACTATGCTAACATGCTAAACTGGCAAAGACCCAAAGCAGTTGTTAACATTTAAAGTACTAGTTACATTATTATGGCTGTACTTagattcaaaaacaacaacaaagaagaCACTACATTATcattgaatacaaaaaaaaaatcaaatatacaatacaaaaaacctataaaattaaataaacatataaataaattaacataattctaaacaaacaaaaataattccaaacaaccACCACAATCCTTTTGAAACCTTCTGGGTCACAAAAAAAATTTGGACAAGAGCACATGATCTCTCAATAAGGTGTCATTTAAGAGGGTCATGGCTGCAATCCTTTGctgaaactattttaaaatgcttaaaatgaacaaataaagtgACTGAATCACAATGAGGATGGAGATGGATGAAAGAGGGAGGGgaggaggaaggaaggaaggaaggaacaaAGAGAATGGGAGAGAGAATCTACACTGTGAGTCTAATACCAgctatttaaactataataaaacttCCCATTTGGCCTAATTTCTTTAGGACAGCAGTGAATCTGACCTCTCTTGCCTCCCTGCCAGTATTATTTTAGATGGAAAGGAATGATCCCTCTCTCATCTAGCTCATCTCAACATATTAGATATGGCATCTCAATTAAGCACCAGCTCTCTGCTCATTGTGAAGACCCACACCGGCAGAAAAGAGGAGCAGAGAGGGGAAGACCTTTTCAAACCCCATTAGGGGCCACAACACACCTTATATTCGCCCACCACATAAATATGcttaaatgtcattcattttaaatgaatcctCCCCAAGAAGCCTGAATGAACGgtctttttataacagtaataaaCTCTTGGTCAATGGAAGAACCTACTCGGCTATGCAAATCACAACCACAAAATATGGATCTATATGCTGGAACAAGCAATATTTTATGTAGACTTATTttcaaaattgtttatatatttatatttatatttatataaaaatacacacacaagtggcaagaagtttttaataatttgttttattcaattttatattttttaaatagttttttaatattttattctatcaAAAATaagagtaatataaataaaattacaacaaaatatatataatatatatatatatatttttttttttttaaatatattttaaaatgtaatttattcttgtgatggcaaagctgaatcttaAGCATcaagtttcacatgatccttcagaaatcattctaatatgctgatttggtgttcaaataTTATTGGTACCCAATTATTAATAAAGGTactttttttgctgctttatttatttatttggaaactatgatacacatttttccaggattctttgatgaataggaagttcattgaccagcatttatttgaaatagaatttatttgtaatattacaaatatctttactgtcactttatttaatgcatccttgctgaataaaaagtgttatttttttattgtatttcccCCAGACTTTGGACTAAAAGAGAAATCGTTACCCAAACTGTTCATCTAAAACCTACTCGTAAGACAGCAGCATCTTCCTTCCCAAGTCCAAGTCACCACAGCTAATTATACCCTCTCAGCCAGAGTATGTGAGAAACCTTTTAACAACCCAAAAGGGCACCGCTAAGATTAGACTGGGCTTTCCGGTCCTGGTGAATTTGCCTGTACTTGTCCTTCACATTGTGCACAGTGTACCCTTGGTGCTCTTGAGCACCGTGACACTGGAATTAGCTCTGTTCACAGCTTGAATGACACTCTCTAAAAGATCATTGTCACATCTGAGAATGGTCATTTGGGAGCAGAACGTGATGCTCAGCGGGTCCCTAATTCACCAGCACTATCCACTTTTCCTAATCACTTTCCTGGCCCTAATAACTCACCTTATCGTCATTATCGGGTTCAGTTCTAGACAGATCCTGGCCTGCCTGAGTCTCAGAGTGTGAGACCACAGGAGAAAGGCAATATGGAAAATGAGACACTATGGTCATTAACTAGTATAATATGAGCATGGTAATAAATAGCATGGTGATATTAAACAAGTCACACTCTGAAAATTaacttttcatgtcttttaattgAACACACCGTCTACAGCAGGTGTTAGtagatatacaaatattataatacatgttatatataatacatataatagtaTCTCTTTATAAATCACTTGTTAAAACAGAGTGTGCACCATTGTATATCactgaaaaacaataaacagTTTTGGCACTAACACGTCAAATATTTGATATGTGGGGATGAACTTCCAGTAGCAGAATTTGCTTCAAGGGTCTCCAAACGGTTTGAAATCTCAACAAAGCTGAAGCATATCTTTCCATGGAAAGCCTCTTAAATCGCATTTGCCTCAATTAGTTTCTAAATTGGGTCCAGTGGGATTGTTAGCCAAGCTTCAGGATTTTTGTTCAGTAAAATGTTTCAGACGAAAgggattttgaaagaaaaaaagacaaagtaaGCGATGGTGAGAAAGAGCACATTActagcactgaaaaaaaattatatttatatgaattttctatatgatgtgtgtatatatatatttatgtatatgatttttattatatatatatatatatatatatatatatatatatatatatatatatatatatgtttatgtgtgtgtatatatatatatatatactgtatacacacacacacgtatacagttgtgctcataagattacataccccttgcaaaatatgcaaatatgttaataatattaactaaataagagggatcattaaaattgcatgttatttttatttagtactctTCTGAATAAGCTACTTCacaaaacagatgtttatatatactccacaagacaaaataataacttgaaccccgttcaaaagtttacatacccttgaatcttaatactgtgtgttgtTTCCTGAATGATCCATGacgtttttctgttttgtgatagttgttccgAGTCCCTcgttggtcctgagcagttcaactgcctgctgttcgtCAATCCTCCTGCTCCTGCACTCCAGCATCTTCCCCAAAACCTCCCACTAAAAACAACAGAACCAACaacaaaatcataaacaaaaaaaaaaacaaaggataaacagaaaaacatcatGGATCattaagctactactaaatattgtagaaacttaattttctgtaaagttgctttgcaatgatttgtatcgtaaaaagcgatatacaaataaacttgaattgaaatgaatcattcaggaaacaacacacagtattaagattcaagggaaTGTAAagaaattcagttattattttgtcttgtggacactatataaactttaaaattaacattttgcatactttaaaataaactggcttattttgacattttctgcaAACATAACATGTAAATTTATGAgcacatctgtgtttgtgttataatataatatattttctataaggGGCATGTATATATATGagcacatatgtatatatatatatatatataatgatttttgtaCATATTgagccaaatataaaaaaaactaaaaaaatataattataaaaaaaaaacttaaaatgtgaaatcacacacgaatatatatatatatatatatttatagctgAAATGCTTGTAGTGTGAAAGCACATGTGAATATGTGAAGTGCTGCAGGTTTATATACTGCTATGCATTTGGAATGAATAAATGTCACTGCACTTTCACACAGAACTCACTGAATGCATCCAATAAGCCTGAAATAGCCGCACTGAAATCTAAGCTCAGTCCTCAATGCATAAATCTAAAGTTCTTTGCTTCATGTTAAAGCACCTAAGAGATGAAAGAAACAGAAATGAATGGAGAAAGAGAGACTAAACGCGAGATGAACTGCCATGCATTCACAACCTGCACTTGTCAGATCCAGCTGAGCAGCTGTGATTGAACGGCCTTTAATTAAGAAAGctgcaggcacacacacacacacacacacacacacactgagtttaGCTGTTGTCCCGCTGGAGTAATGACTCTGTTTAGCTGTGCAGAGCAGAAAACAGCCCTCAGACTTTAGCATCAATCTTCACAGCCATTAGTTTTACTGACCACAGAGTGAATTGAGAACAACTGCTGCTGTGACTGAGCCGTGCTCtttcatttttctcagtttcacagaGCTTGTCGGCTCACAACAGAGACATAATATGGCAGATAAGGTGTGACTACTGTGCAACTGCTCTAGAATAAATGCACATGATGAATGAGTGCTCATGAACACATTCAGGCAAGCACTCACACACCGTTTTAATGTTGCTGGCAGGTTCTGTCAGATTTATAACATCTGAAATGGGGGTAATAGTTTAGGATCCTAAGCAGAGATGGCTAAAGAACTGGACATTGAACATGACAACCACATAAGCCATCTGTCTGTATCTACTTAGATATTACTGATATCACTGAAAGATATTACTGGATATACTGGATATATTACTGTGATATTACAGGACAAGGGATGAGAATCAAGAGACAGCTCTTACTGAGAATGGTTATGGATTGATTTTCATGAtgcttgcatttttttcacaCTGTAATATACagtgtgtaaaaaataatatagccTATGCATCAGAGAAGTGAAATTATGTGCTTTgtacaattacaattaattaatataattttgtaattgtatactactaataaaaataagaaaaaaataccaaatataatattaattctcATCCTTATATTGGGCCGATGAGTATAGTAACATACCCGCCGCCATCTCTGTAACATCAGCATCTTTATGCTCCACTGTCTCCTCAGTGTCATCAGATGTTTTCTTCTCAAACAGTTCAGGCACACTGAAGTCCACCTGATTCTCCAGAGGACACATGTAATGGATCAGATCTCCTTTGCATATCTCCAGGAATGGGTACGCATTCAGGCTCCtttcctaaaagaaaaaaaggcagaaaaatgATTAACGTTGCATACTCACTATGTCACAATTCATGCATACATGCTGCAGTCCTGAAACCAGTGAGGAACACTGTGTCAAGAACATTCTCctttaaataaatctatatcTCCTTTTAGGTTTCAAGCAAGAAGGAAAATCATACAGATTTTAATGacaggatgagtaaataatgaaagaatagtCAGTTATACTATtcctttgaaaaatcattttgaaagtctatttgaaaaaaaaaaaaagctctggcATTTTATCAACTGATCATATAAGCAACTGTAAATTCTCACACATTTCACCTCATCCATTAAACTGTTGGCCAACATGATTCAgctattataataatttttggcaACATAATAGCTATATAAACAACAAACCATGGGTTGAGAAATTAGTAGTGACACCAAGTTATTTGCTCTTTAATACATTCAGTACTAATTATTTCTATTCATTATTGCTAAGAAGGGAATGACACTGTCCTCTGCAAAAGACCTTCAGGGATGTCCCACCTCATTACAATCAAACTTAGGTCAGACCTTTACTGATCAAACAAACCAGCCTTATGACAACTTTGCAGCTGGACTTTACGCCAATTATTCTGCTTTTAATGAAGCGGCCTTATTAGGGATAAGACCAAATGCCACTGTAATGATCTGAAAGAACAATGCAAAACCGCAAGCAGATCAGGCTGTTGTGCACATAAAATCGCTAAGCGTGAAATCATGAACTAAAGTTAACACATTCGGCAGTATTATTTAGATAGAACAGCTCTAGTGTGTTTAAACAACAGGTCAAAATAAACCACTGTCACTTATCAAACCGAAGTATtacatctttatttattcatttacgcACAGTAAGCCATGCCTATATTTTTAGAAATCATatagtaatatactgtatgtcgTAAAGCTCACATGTAACCAATAACTAGAAGCTTATCGTTTCAGATTACATTCAAATAAGAAcagatttaaaatgcatgaagtaagaatatatgaatatttgatAGGACATGTCATAAAACATAGTTAAGGTTTCCCCATATAGAGCCAGAATATATGTGCAGAAAATACTTTGCAATGTATGGTAATAAAAATGCAGATGCTAGCAACATTAGACAGGGCTGCAATATTCTTTTGCACTGTGaacaatttgatattttatatatatatatatatatatggaagatGTTATGTTCTACTGAGCCCTCGGGATAGAACTGTGCTTCCATAATTGTACTGCCTCTTCATGCTGAGAGCTTTGTTTTGATACAGTAACACTGTTTAAAGCCCATAGAAATGACAAGTGCCATAATAAAATAAGGTGCAGGCGGAAACAAGCACATGTATGTACAAATGTGCACAGGTGAACCTGACAGACACTTGCCGTTCATTAACACAATATTCTTATTCTCATAAGATTTTAAACCTTCATTATAAAACCGTCACATAGAGAGAAACTTTTTAAGTGGAAAAATGTTAAAGATTTGGAAAACATTAGACTGAATAATCATTTGGTAATCAGTTATAAAATCTTAGATATAatgtcacaattaaaaaaaaaaattatcttcaaaTTAGgctttttgcaaaataatttctttatttgattttcaGGCCAAGAATAAGACTCCATCCCAAGAATACAGTGAAAGGACTGAAGAGTAAAGAGGATCTGAAGATGTTTATCAGTTTCACATTTCTCTTTCTCATTGCTAATTGATTGGTTGTATTCTAATCCTCAGTAAAAGAGTCCTGCTCTAAGCAGTATGAATTACCTGATACACAAAGACTCCAGCCCTTAGGGGCACACATGCAAATGAGAGCGCATCTCCTTGAACCAGGAGTGATAATGAGTGCGAAAGGAAAAACAAAGACAATCCACTCCACACTGTCGCCCCCATGAAAACAATGTCAAGAATAAGCAAACTGCACAAATCTGTCTGTAAATGCTTTAGTTCCTTTATCGTCAAGACTGAACATTATTGTACTATATATTTAGGTTATAGACATTTCTAAAGTCACTATGGTCCTTTCAAAGCTTTCAGTCTCTTATAGTAGCACCATCTGATTGCTGTTCATCAACTGCGTCAACTAGCACTGCAGTAATAACTAGCTTCCAGACACCTCATTAGTGTAACAGCTTGTGCTCTCCATCATGGATCTGAGCGACACTTTCAGTCAGACAACAAGCACTTAGCAGTCCAATATAAAAAACACAGGAATTTTAAACACCATTCACACTTTTCAAGCATGTCCTATAATCTAATAATGAATCTAATTACCCTCTATgagatgtaaaataataattaataaagaaaagtgTACATAGCCAACATGCACAGTGCACACTAGGTATGAAAGAGCCAGCAGCGCTCTAAGCAGGAAGTCTTTGTGATAACTTTGACTGCTTTTGTTAGCGCTACTGTAGGTGTCATGGGGAAAACAAGTAATATTGCACTTAATATTGCAAGTAATTAACTAAAGACCTCAATATCCTTTGCAACTGATATATCAGCTCATATGATCACGGCTTGTAAACTGTACAgtcaaatacagaaaaacaaataaaaaaatggggaATGAAACTAGTGAGATAAAGTAATAACTAGTGACTTTATTAAAGgttataattacattttgcagctaattttaatctttaaaagGTGAGCATACATTTATACAGATTGGtggatatttgttttttattgataatGCCCAGCAAAACTCTTCACAATGAACATAGCATTCAAATGTTTGCgggtaagtaagattttttaaaatttaatttaattaaaatttttaatagatttttacatttttaaattaagcaaGAATGTATTCAGTGACTGTAactgttaatatattaatacatttataatggtgcaaaagatttctatttcaaacaaatgttattcttttcaattttctattcattaacaacaacaaaaaaagtgtccattttcataaaaatattaaaagacaaGTTTATATGATATTCTGGCCCCTAAATATGTGTTGTGATGATTAGCAAATGCCACTAATTAGTAATTACACTAGAATTCTTTAGTCAGTATCATAgagtgtaatataaaataaactcacATGGATAACCCTGAAATGTTTACATATTGCACAGACATAACATATGCTGCTATCATAAAGCACCtgtatcattttgaaaatatagcTGAAAAACAGCTGAGAAACTGACATCCATATAAATAACACCTGGCGGTTCCAGCATCATCCATCTCTCAGAGCTCCTTCATTATTTTGAATATCTTCATTTCtgtccatcataaaaaaataaataaataactagccACTATATTAACCAGGCCTGTTATAATTGAAAGTGTGCTTCCGGCATGAGCAGTTTTAATTACGCGGCGATGATGCTCCATTTTCCTAGCTGCTTTGTGTGTGAAACCACACCCTCGGTGGTGGCTGCGGGGCGAGTGTTACCCAACACAACGAGTCTGCATGACTCCACTTACCCTGAGCTAGATG
It encodes:
- the LOC109069280 gene encoding testis-expressed protein 264-like yields the protein MSDFVILLLILFLVICLILTLVGFVFYTGLFSEVVIRTGSPPVKNITIAYKFRKGSYKASGAAFTESCSIGPKLSSIGVFYDDPNQTQADQCRYVVGSILCENEEKPDKDLQRLYEKFGYKVISFPEVTCAVTSSFPNRCTLSPVCGAYRVYPELQQYIKERSLNAYPFLEICKGDLIHYMCPLENQVDFSVPELFEKKTSDDTEETVEHKDADVTEMAAGEPEKKLRPVIQEVVEESRDVMEPSAPLLESSQPSLGEEEGQSEDGEQGSKGSSESVGSGSSFEELDMEVEEEEEEKKNEAEEEDHNGQQTPMMVGETIRNREE